A section of the Alphaproteobacteria bacterium genome encodes:
- the proC gene encoding pyrroline-5-carboxylate reductase, translated as MLLVGAGRMGGALLEGWIRTGRPAGHLHVIEPRPSAAIRASGVTCHAGPDALPPEARFGAIVFAVKPDALARVLPDYAVLAGRTGTLCLSIAAGKTLDFLTRHLGADASVIRAMPNTPAAIGRGITALVAAPGVTAAQKSLAEDLLRPAGRCLWLEDEGQMDAVTAISGSGPAYVFLLTECLAEAGIAEGLPAEIAQSLARETVTGAAALLAETDAAPAVLRRNVTSPGGTTEAALGVLAASDGLGPLLARAVAAAAGRSRDLAD; from the coding sequence GTGCTTCTGGTAGGTGCCGGCCGAATGGGTGGCGCCCTGCTCGAAGGCTGGATCCGCACCGGCCGGCCGGCGGGGCACCTGCACGTCATCGAACCCCGGCCTTCGGCTGCAATCCGGGCCAGCGGCGTCACCTGTCATGCCGGGCCCGACGCGCTGCCGCCCGAGGCACGCTTCGGCGCAATCGTCTTTGCCGTCAAGCCTGATGCCCTGGCCCGGGTCCTGCCCGATTATGCCGTTCTCGCCGGCCGGACGGGGACGCTCTGCCTCTCGATCGCGGCCGGCAAGACTCTCGACTTCCTGACCCGGCATCTCGGCGCAGACGCCTCCGTCATTCGCGCCATGCCCAATACCCCGGCCGCGATCGGCCGCGGGATCACGGCGCTGGTTGCCGCGCCCGGGGTGACGGCGGCGCAGAAATCCCTGGCCGAGGACCTGCTCCGGCCTGCCGGGCGATGTCTCTGGCTGGAGGACGAGGGCCAGATGGACGCGGTCACGGCGATCTCGGGAAGCGGGCCCGCCTATGTTTTCCTGCTGACCGAATGCCTCGCCGAAGCAGGGATCGCCGAAGGCCTGCCGGCCGAGATCGCCCAGAGCCTCGCCCGCGAGACGGTGACGGGCGCGGCCGCGCTTCTGGCGGAAACGGACGCGGCGCCGGCCGTCCTGCGTCGGAACGTGACCAGCCCCGGCGGGACGACGGAAGCGGCTCTCGGCGTGCTGGCGGCTTCCGACGGGCTTGGCCCGCTTCTCGCGCGCGCGGTGGCGGCCGCAGCCGGGCGGTCGCGCGATCTTGCCGATTAG
- a CDS encoding YbjN domain-containing protein, with protein MTLDVDFAGGSAVNPLDLLEDILCANSWPFDRTGEDELVGEIGGRWCDYRLVFCWAGDLHAMQFTCAMDMKVPVERRGDILELTSLANERLWLGHLNLCSEEAIPVFRHTLMLRGMRGASVEQLEDLMDIAVTECERYYPALQLVIWGGRRPAEAMVSAMLEPEGSA; from the coding sequence ATGACGCTCGACGTCGATTTTGCGGGCGGTTCCGCCGTCAACCCGCTGGATTTGCTGGAAGACATCTTATGCGCCAATAGCTGGCCCTTCGACCGGACGGGCGAAGACGAGCTCGTCGGCGAAATCGGCGGCCGGTGGTGCGACTACCGGCTGGTCTTCTGCTGGGCGGGCGACCTGCACGCCATGCAGTTCACTTGCGCCATGGACATGAAGGTCCCGGTTGAGCGGCGCGGCGATATACTCGAACTGACCAGCCTGGCCAACGAGCGGCTGTGGCTGGGCCACCTCAATCTTTGCTCGGAGGAGGCTATTCCCGTGTTTCGCCACACGCTGATGCTGCGCGGCATGCGTGGCGCCAGTGTCGAGCAGTTGGAAGACCTCATGGATATCGCTGTAACCGAATGCGAGCGCTATTATCCGGCGCTCCAGCTCGTCATCTGGGGCGGTCGGCGTCCGGCGGAAGCCATGGTCTCGGCCATGCTGGAACCGGAAGGTTCGGCCTGA
- a CDS encoding accessory factor UbiK family protein: MRNDNRLIDDLARLGGNAVGALAGLRREIDTLVRERIEALLTRMDLVTRDEFEAVREMAIRAREEQERLAERLAALEGYEPGAHETTGDGVPPGPGRAQD; encoded by the coding sequence ATGCGCAATGACAATCGGTTGATCGACGATCTGGCCCGGCTGGGGGGCAACGCGGTGGGCGCGCTGGCGGGCCTGCGTCGCGAAATCGATACACTGGTGCGCGAACGGATCGAGGCGCTTCTCACGCGCATGGACCTCGTGACCCGCGACGAGTTCGAGGCGGTGCGCGAAATGGCGATCCGGGCGCGTGAAGAACAGGAGCGTCTGGCCGAACGTCTGGCGGCGCTCGAAGGGTACGAACCCGGGGCGCATGAGACGACGGGCGATGGTGTGCCACCCGGCCCGGGTCGGGCACAAGACTAA
- the rfaD gene encoding ADP-glyceromanno-heptose 6-epimerase, protein MILVTGGAGFIGSTLVAALNAAGRGDIAVSDRLRHGPKWRNLAKREIRDFIFPEDLPAYLAERGAAIEAVLHMGAVSSTTETDADLIVRSNFQLSAALWDFCAARQIPLIYASSAATYGDGGAGFDDDGSPDALARLAPLNAYGWSKHAFDRRIARLLATGGPAPPQWAGLKFFNVYGPNEYHKGAMQSVVAQIFPKARAGEPCRLFRSHHPDYADGGQMRDFVLVDDCVNVVLWLLDNPGVSGLFNMGTGTPRSFADLATAVYRALGRDPEIEFIDTPANIRDKYQYYTAAEMDRLRQAGCDVPFTTLEEGVTFYVSEFLNTDDPYR, encoded by the coding sequence ATGATCCTGGTGACCGGCGGCGCCGGCTTTATCGGATCAACCCTCGTCGCGGCGCTGAACGCGGCCGGGCGCGGCGACATCGCGGTTTCCGACCGGCTGCGCCACGGGCCGAAATGGCGAAATCTCGCCAAGCGAGAAATCAGAGATTTCATCTTTCCCGAGGACCTGCCGGCTTACCTGGCCGAGCGGGGCGCGGCGATCGAGGCGGTGCTGCATATGGGCGCCGTGTCGTCCACTACGGAGACCGACGCGGATCTCATCGTCAGAAGCAATTTTCAGCTTTCGGCCGCACTCTGGGATTTCTGCGCAGCACGGCAAATTCCGTTGATCTACGCCTCCTCGGCCGCGACCTATGGTGACGGCGGCGCCGGTTTCGACGATGACGGCTCGCCCGACGCGCTGGCCCGGCTGGCCCCGCTCAATGCCTACGGCTGGTCGAAACACGCCTTCGACCGCCGCATTGCCCGGCTTCTGGCCACGGGCGGACCGGCACCGCCGCAATGGGCGGGCCTCAAGTTCTTCAATGTTTACGGACCCAACGAATATCACAAGGGCGCGATGCAAAGCGTTGTCGCCCAGATATTTCCCAAAGCCCGGGCGGGCGAACCCTGCCGGCTGTTCCGTTCGCATCATCCCGATTATGCCGATGGCGGGCAGATGCGCGATTTCGTTCTGGTCGATGATTGTGTGAACGTGGTGCTCTGGCTGCTCGACAACCCGGGCGTCAGCGGCCTCTTCAACATGGGCACGGGCACACCCCGCAGTTTCGCCGACCTCGCAACGGCGGTATACCGGGCGCTCGGCCGCGACCCCGAGATCGAATTCATCGATACTCCCGCCAATATTCGCGATAAATATCAATACTATACCGCGGCAGAAATGGACCGGTTGCGGCAAGCCGGATGCGATGTCCCTTTCACCACGCTGGAAGAAGGCGTTACGTTCTACGTATCGGAGTTTCTGAACACGGACGATCCGTATCGCTGA
- the lgt gene encoding prolipoprotein diacylglyceryl transferase: MTLALPFPMIDPVALEVGPIVIRWYALAYVMGILLGWRYAVRLTGETQGRPSPRQIDDFVLWVTLGIILGGRLGYVLFYQADYYLTRPLEILMVWQGGMSFHGGLIGVVITIIWFALRNAINMFVLADIVASVVPIGLFFGRLANFINGELYGRVSDVPWAMVFPGAGDLPRHPSQLYEAALEGLLLFTLIWMVRRFTRAKHRPGVLTGVFLLGYGLARFAAEIFRAPDAHLGFLAWGATMGQLLSLPLVLVGLIFIFWRLSSARPA, encoded by the coding sequence ATGACCCTGGCATTGCCCTTTCCCATGATTGATCCGGTCGCCCTCGAAGTGGGGCCGATTGTCATTCGCTGGTATGCCCTCGCTTACGTGATGGGCATTCTTCTCGGCTGGCGCTATGCGGTCCGGCTGACCGGCGAGACCCAGGGCCGACCCAGCCCTCGCCAGATAGATGATTTCGTTCTCTGGGTGACGCTGGGCATTATCCTGGGCGGCCGCCTCGGCTACGTGCTGTTCTACCAGGCCGACTACTACCTTACCCGGCCGCTCGAAATTCTGATGGTCTGGCAGGGCGGGATGTCCTTCCATGGCGGGCTTATCGGCGTTGTGATCACCATCATCTGGTTCGCGCTGCGAAATGCCATCAACATGTTCGTCCTTGCCGACATCGTGGCCAGCGTCGTGCCGATCGGCCTTTTCTTCGGCCGCCTCGCCAATTTCATCAATGGAGAGCTTTATGGCCGGGTCAGCGACGTGCCATGGGCCATGGTGTTCCCCGGCGCCGGCGATCTGCCGCGCCATCCAAGCCAGCTCTATGAAGCCGCGCTCGAGGGCCTCCTTCTGTTCACATTGATCTGGATGGTTCGCCGCTTCACCCGCGCCAAGCATCGCCCCGGCGTGCTGACGGGCGTCTTTCTCCTGGGCTATGGCCTCGCCCGGTTCGCGGCCGAAATCTTCCGCGCGCCCGATGCCCATCTCGGCTTTCTCGCCTGGGGCGCGACAATGGGCCAGTTGCTGAGCCTGCCTCTCGTTCTGGTGGGGCTGATCTTCATCTTCTGGCGCCTGTCCTCGGCCCGCCCGGCATGA
- a CDS encoding SAM-dependent methyltransferase: MIRHTASVNPAPPPTPLARLLAARIRETGPMSLADFMAEALFHPAHGYYTNAEIFGRAGDFTTAPEISQMFGELTGLWLAAQWLAQGARDAPQLIELGPGRGTLMDDMLRATRIVPEFQDKATVHLVEASPRLRDRQRETLAGHTGRLALHWHDSLSAIDEAAGPLFLIANEFFDALPIHQFELTPSGWRERMVGLTDSGDGFRFGLAPGESRFAPLLPPAEAARAGGGPTPVIAEFCPAAVTIGGDIARRIRNAGGAALIIDYGYAAPAFGDTLQAVRRHAFADPLATPGEADITAHVDFSRLASAAAAEGARALGPVGQGAFLDRLGLRERAEILAKSGDADVLAQADRLAAPGEMGTLFRALAILPPETAGPVAGFETP, from the coding sequence ATGATCCGACACACGGCCAGCGTCAACCCGGCGCCGCCGCCGACGCCGCTCGCCCGCCTGCTGGCCGCGCGGATCCGTGAGACTGGCCCGATGAGCCTGGCCGATTTCATGGCGGAAGCCCTCTTCCACCCGGCGCATGGCTATTACACCAATGCGGAAATCTTCGGGCGCGCGGGGGATTTCACCACCGCACCCGAGATCAGCCAGATGTTCGGCGAACTCACGGGACTCTGGCTGGCCGCGCAATGGCTCGCGCAGGGCGCGCGCGACGCCCCGCAACTCATCGAGCTGGGCCCGGGCCGCGGCACGCTGATGGATGACATGTTGCGCGCGACACGCATCGTGCCCGAGTTCCAGGATAAGGCGACCGTCCATCTCGTCGAGGCCAGCCCCCGACTCCGCGACCGCCAACGTGAGACGCTCGCCGGTCACACGGGCCGCCTGGCGCTCCACTGGCACGACTCCCTGAGCGCGATCGACGAGGCGGCCGGGCCGCTATTTCTGATCGCCAACGAGTTCTTCGATGCCCTGCCGATCCACCAGTTCGAACTGACGCCGTCCGGCTGGCGCGAACGCATGGTCGGGCTGACGGACTCGGGGGACGGTTTCCGCTTCGGCCTCGCGCCGGGAGAAAGCCGGTTTGCGCCGCTGCTGCCGCCTGCGGAGGCTGCGAGAGCGGGCGGCGGGCCGACGCCGGTGATCGCGGAATTCTGCCCTGCGGCGGTGACAATTGGGGGCGATATTGCGCGGCGAATCCGAAACGCCGGCGGTGCGGCGCTCATCATCGATTACGGATACGCGGCGCCGGCATTTGGCGACACGCTGCAGGCGGTCCGCCGGCATGCCTTTGCCGACCCCCTCGCGACGCCGGGAGAGGCCGATATCACCGCCCATGTCGATTTTAGCCGTCTGGCCAGCGCAGCGGCGGCGGAAGGGGCGCGCGCGCTCGGCCCGGTGGGACAGGGCGCGTTTCTGGACCGGTTGGGATTGAGGGAACGGGCGGAGATTCTGGCAAAATCGGGCGATGCGGACGTGCTGGCCCAGGCCGACCGGCTTGCCGCACCCGGGGAAATGGGCACGCTGTTCCGGGCGCTGGCGATTTTACCCCCGGAAACCGCCGGCCCCGTCGCGGGATTCGAAACACCATGA
- the pgeF gene encoding peptidoglycan editing factor PgeF, giving the protein MTAAGAVLPALQAEAGDPPPHAFFTRQGGVSTGCFESLNCGFGAGDSTTAVAENRRRAARTLGLDAERLLTCRQVHGSRVVRVTTPWDIAAAPEADGLATRTPGLALGVLTADCAPVLFWDRAAGVIGAAHAGWQGALSGVLEATVDAMVGLGAATARIRAVIGPCIGPDSYEVGAEFCERFLVDDPANTRFFGPAPRPGHHLFDLPGYGQARLEAAGLPGVAWTGGDTLAEASRFFSYRRECLTGGRDYGRGLSVIRLPGD; this is encoded by the coding sequence ATGACGGCCGCCGGCGCCGTCCTCCCCGCCCTCCAGGCCGAAGCCGGCGATCCACCGCCGCATGCGTTTTTCACGCGCCAGGGTGGCGTCAGCACCGGTTGTTTCGAGAGCCTCAATTGCGGCTTCGGCGCCGGCGACAGCACGACGGCGGTGGCCGAAAACCGCCGCCGGGCGGCGCGGACCCTGGGACTCGACGCCGAACGTCTGCTCACCTGCCGCCAGGTGCACGGCTCCCGGGTCGTCCGCGTCACCACCCCCTGGGACATAGCTGCGGCTCCCGAGGCCGACGGGCTTGCAACCCGCACCCCCGGCTTGGCGCTGGGCGTGCTGACGGCCGATTGTGCGCCGGTCCTCTTCTGGGACCGGGCCGCCGGCGTCATCGGCGCGGCCCATGCCGGCTGGCAGGGAGCCCTTTCGGGCGTGCTTGAAGCGACGGTGGATGCCATGGTCGGGCTGGGTGCGGCGACGGCACGTATACGGGCTGTCATCGGCCCCTGCATCGGGCCGGACTCGTACGAAGTGGGGGCGGAGTTTTGTGAGCGGTTTCTCGTAGACGATCCTGCCAACACCCGGTTCTTCGGCCCCGCCCCCCGCCCGGGCCATCACCTGTTCGATCTGCCGGGCTACGGCCAGGCGCGCCTGGAAGCCGCCGGCCTTCCCGGCGTTGCCTGGACGGGCGGTGACACCCTCGCCGAAGCCTCGCGCTTTTTCAGCTATCGTCGGGAATGCCTCACGGGCGGCCGGGATTACGGCCGCGGCCTATCGGTGATCCGCCTGCCCGGGGACTGA
- a CDS encoding DUF4870 domain-containing protein, protein MSQIPPQIPPQVPPQVPPQTPPDPGTEKTAYLVYLLFLIGLVVPLVTLAGVIVAYVYRSDAPPWVETHFRFQIRTFWIGLLAAVIAVATIWIAIGFLLGLALYVWWIVRCVTGLRYINRNEPHPRPESWWFA, encoded by the coding sequence ATGAGCCAGATACCGCCCCAGATCCCGCCCCAGGTGCCGCCCCAGGTGCCGCCCCAGACACCGCCCGACCCCGGGACCGAAAAGACGGCTTATCTCGTTTACCTGCTTTTCCTGATCGGTCTGGTCGTGCCTCTGGTCACCCTGGCAGGGGTGATCGTGGCCTATGTCTATCGGAGCGACGCGCCGCCCTGGGTCGAGACCCATTTCCGGTTTCAGATCCGGACCTTCTGGATCGGCCTTCTCGCCGCCGTCATTGCCGTCGCCACCATTTGGATCGCGATCGGCTTCCTCCTCGGTCTGGCCCTGTATGTCTGGTGGATCGTCCGTTGCGTCACGGGGCTTCGCTACATCAACCGGAATGAACCCCATCCCCGGCCCGAAAGCTGGTGGTTCGCCTGA
- a CDS encoding ribose-phosphate pyrophosphokinase, translating to MRILSGNSNRPLADAICAYCNLPQTRATIRRFSDDEVFVEINENVRGEDVFLVQSTSYPANDNMMELLVTLDALKRGSARRVTAVVPYYGYARQDRKSGPRTPISAKLVANLITVAGANRVLTIDLHAGQIQGFFDIPTDNLFAAPVFVKDIIETYDGADLMMVSPDVGGVVRARALAKRLDADLAIIDKRRERAGVSEVMNIIGDVEGRDCILVDDIVDSAGTLCNAAEALMNAGAATVSAYVTHGVLSGGAVARVTASPLKSLVTTDSIQATEAVRVAHNMRQLSVAPLLGEAIQRISSERSVSSLFDG from the coding sequence ATGAGAATACTTTCCGGCAACAGCAACCGGCCTCTTGCGGACGCCATCTGCGCCTACTGCAACCTGCCCCAGACCAGGGCCACCATCCGGCGGTTCTCGGACGACGAGGTCTTCGTCGAAATCAACGAGAACGTGCGGGGCGAGGATGTATTCCTGGTCCAGAGCACCTCATATCCGGCCAATGACAACATGATGGAACTCCTCGTCACGCTCGACGCGCTGAAGCGCGGCTCGGCCCGGCGCGTGACGGCGGTGGTTCCCTATTACGGCTACGCCCGCCAGGACCGGAAATCCGGCCCCCGGACGCCGATTTCGGCCAAGCTGGTAGCCAATCTGATCACGGTGGCCGGCGCCAACCGGGTACTCACCATCGACCTCCATGCAGGCCAGATTCAGGGGTTTTTCGACATTCCGACCGACAACCTCTTCGCCGCCCCGGTCTTCGTTAAGGACATCATCGAGACCTATGACGGGGCGGACCTGATGATGGTCTCCCCGGATGTCGGCGGGGTGGTGCGCGCCCGGGCCCTGGCAAAACGGCTTGACGCCGACCTCGCCATCATCGATAAGCGCCGGGAACGCGCCGGGGTGTCCGAAGTGATGAACATCATCGGTGATGTCGAGGGCCGCGACTGCATCCTGGTGGACGATATCGTCGATTCCGCCGGAACGCTGTGCAACGCGGCCGAGGCCCTGATGAATGCCGGGGCTGCCACGGTGTCCGCCTATGTGACCCACGGGGTCCTCTCGGGGGGCGCGGTGGCCCGGGTGACGGCCTCTCCTCTCAAGAGTCTGGTGACCACGGACAGCATTCAGGCGACCGAAGCAGTGAGGGTCGCCCACAACATGCGCCAACTGTCCGTCGCGCCGCTCCTCGGCGAGGCGATACAGAGAATCAGCTCCGAACGCTCGGTATCGAGCCTGTTCGACGGATAA
- a CDS encoding 50S ribosomal protein L25/general stress protein Ctc, with protein sequence MAELGTITGTVRERTGKGAARQARREGRVPGVVYGGDDEPLSIAVDRNVLERVLHQPGFFARLFELNVGSDKISVLARDIQLHPVNEVPLHVDFLRVAKDAKIEVEIPVHFLREEASPGLKRGGVLNIVRHEVELLCPANAIPEFLEVDLTGLEIGDSVHISSIALPEGVTPTITDRDFTVATIAAPTVQTEGEEAEEAAEAAEVAGGEEEKGGAAEGDEKE encoded by the coding sequence ATGGCCGAGTTGGGAACCATCACGGGAACCGTGCGCGAACGCACCGGCAAGGGCGCGGCCCGTCAGGCGCGACGCGAGGGTCGCGTTCCGGGAGTGGTGTACGGGGGCGATGACGAGCCGTTGAGCATCGCGGTCGATCGCAACGTCCTCGAACGCGTATTGCACCAGCCCGGTTTCTTCGCCCGCCTGTTCGAGCTCAATGTCGGTAGCGACAAGATCAGCGTGCTGGCCCGCGACATCCAGTTGCATCCCGTGAACGAGGTCCCGCTGCATGTGGATTTCCTCCGGGTCGCCAAAGACGCGAAGATCGAAGTCGAGATTCCGGTGCACTTCCTGCGTGAGGAAGCGTCGCCCGGCCTCAAGCGCGGCGGCGTCCTCAACATCGTGCGTCATGAGGTGGAACTGCTCTGCCCGGCCAATGCGATCCCCGAATTTCTCGAGGTGGACCTGACCGGACTCGAGATCGGCGACAGTGTGCATATCTCGAGCATTGCCCTGCCCGAGGGCGTGACGCCGACGATCACCGACCGCGACTTTACCGTCGCCACCATCGCTGCCCCGACAGTACAGACCGAGGGCGAAGAGGCGGAGGAAGCCGCGGAGGCAGCCGAGGTCGCCGGCGGCGAAGAGGAAAAAGGTGGCGCGGCCGAAGGGGACGAGAAGGAATAA
- the pth gene encoding aminoacyl-tRNA hydrolase, with translation MRLVAGLGNPGGQYAGHRHNIGFMVADRLAEAYGFSNFRGRFDGEVADGVIAGEKIALLKPQTMMNLSGQSVGAALRFFKLQPENLVVIHDELDLAPGKVRVKCGGGAGGHNGLRDIDRVIGREYWRVRIGIGHPGDKGRVTGHVLRNFDEAEALWRDAVIDAVARHFPLMVTGDAERFMTDVARDTRQALADYAARQVDDREQEN, from the coding sequence ATGCGACTTGTGGCCGGTCTTGGAAATCCTGGCGGGCAGTATGCCGGCCACCGCCACAACATCGGCTTTATGGTGGCGGACCGGCTGGCCGAGGCCTACGGCTTCAGCAACTTCCGTGGCCGGTTTGACGGCGAGGTCGCGGATGGCGTCATCGCCGGCGAGAAAATCGCGCTCCTGAAACCCCAGACCATGATGAACCTGTCCGGCCAGTCTGTGGGCGCGGCGCTGCGCTTCTTCAAACTCCAGCCTGAAAATCTCGTGGTGATCCACGACGAGCTGGACCTCGCCCCCGGCAAGGTCCGCGTCAAGTGCGGTGGCGGCGCCGGCGGACACAACGGGCTGAGGGATATCGACAGGGTGATCGGCCGCGAATATTGGCGAGTGCGCATCGGTATCGGACACCCCGGCGACAAAGGCCGGGTAACCGGTCACGTCCTGCGGAATTTTGACGAGGCGGAGGCGCTGTGGCGCGACGCGGTGATCGACGCCGTCGCCCGACATTTTCCGCTTATGGTGACGGGAGACGCAGAGCGGTTCATGACCGACGTCGCCCGGGACACCCGCCAGGCCCTGGCTGATTACGCCGCGCGTCAGGTGGACGACCGCGAGCAGGAGAATTAA
- the ychF gene encoding redox-regulated ATPase YchF encodes MGFQCGIVGLPNVGKSTLFNALTATANAEAANYPFCTIEPNVGRVAVPDPRLAEIARLAKSARVVPTQLDFVDIAGLVRGASKGEGLGNQFLSHIREVDAIAHVLRCFEDDNVTHVEGAVDPVRDAEIVETELMLADLESLEKRIPAAQKKSRGQDDAARTQLALMERAAELLREGQPARLLEIDDAERPLFQQLQLLTAKPVLYVCNVEEAAAATGNDQARRVEARARELGAEAVIVSAEIEAEVAQLADDEEKAAFLESLGLAESGLARIIQAGYALLDLITFFTAGPKEARAWTVRRAATAPEAAGAIHSDFQRGFICAETISYEDYVRHGGEAGAKDAGRLRQEGRDYIVRDGDVILFRFNV; translated from the coding sequence ATGGGTTTTCAATGCGGCATCGTGGGCCTGCCCAATGTGGGCAAGTCCACCCTGTTCAATGCACTGACGGCGACCGCCAATGCAGAGGCGGCAAATTATCCGTTCTGTACAATCGAACCCAATGTCGGGCGCGTCGCTGTCCCGGATCCGCGGCTGGCGGAGATTGCGCGGCTCGCGAAATCCGCCCGCGTCGTGCCCACGCAGCTGGATTTTGTCGACATCGCAGGACTTGTCCGCGGCGCCAGCAAGGGAGAGGGGCTTGGCAACCAGTTCCTTTCCCATATTCGCGAAGTGGACGCGATCGCCCATGTGCTGCGCTGTTTCGAGGATGACAACGTCACCCACGTGGAGGGCGCGGTGGACCCGGTCCGCGATGCGGAGATCGTCGAGACCGAACTCATGCTGGCCGATCTCGAGAGCCTCGAAAAAAGGATCCCGGCGGCACAGAAAAAATCACGGGGCCAGGACGATGCAGCAAGGACCCAGCTTGCCCTGATGGAGCGCGCGGCCGAATTGCTGCGTGAGGGACAGCCGGCGCGGCTGCTCGAAATCGACGATGCGGAAAGGCCACTTTTTCAACAGCTTCAGCTTCTCACCGCCAAGCCCGTCCTCTACGTCTGCAATGTCGAGGAGGCGGCGGCGGCGACGGGCAACGACCAGGCCCGCCGGGTCGAGGCCCGCGCGCGCGAGTTGGGGGCAGAAGCCGTCATCGTCTCGGCCGAAATCGAGGCGGAGGTGGCCCAGCTCGCGGATGACGAGGAAAAGGCCGCGTTTCTCGAAAGCCTCGGCCTTGCGGAATCGGGCCTTGCGCGGATCATTCAGGCCGGCTACGCGCTTCTCGATCTGATCACATTCTTCACCGCCGGTCCGAAGGAAGCCCGCGCGTGGACCGTCCGGCGCGCCGCGACGGCGCCCGAGGCGGCCGGTGCCATCCATAGCGACTTCCAGCGCGGCTTTATCTGTGCCGAAACGATTTCGTACGAGGATTACGTCAGGCATGGCGGTGAAGCAGGGGCGAAAGATGCCGGCCGCCTGCGCCAGGAAGGACGCGACTATATTGTTCGGGACGGCGACGTCATCCTGTTCCGCTTCAATGTCTGA
- a CDS encoding class II aldolase/adducin family protein, with protein MVQDRADSQGPGPHALRTRIIETARAMNAAGINHNAAGNVSARSGGGFLITPTGLRYSDLVPSDISEMSIAVGGGEAAEGSRLPSSEWRFHHDIYLTRPDAGAVVHTHSPAATALSCLRRDIPPFHYMVAAAGGASIRCADYAIYGSQQLSDNALAALADRKACLLANHGVIALGADLETAFELAVEVEALAGQYLTALAVAEPILLTDAEITEAIEKFATYGQQKSRAD; from the coding sequence ATGGTGCAGGACAGAGCTGACTCCCAGGGTCCCGGCCCCCATGCGCTGCGCACCCGGATCATCGAGACCGCCCGGGCCATGAATGCGGCCGGAATCAACCATAATGCCGCCGGCAATGTCAGCGCGCGAAGCGGCGGTGGATTTCTCATCACGCCGACCGGCCTGCGCTATTCCGATCTCGTGCCGTCCGACATTTCCGAAATGAGCATCGCCGTCGGCGGTGGCGAGGCGGCCGAGGGATCGCGGCTTCCTTCAAGCGAATGGCGCTTTCATCACGATATCTATCTCACCCGGCCCGATGCCGGCGCAGTGGTGCATACCCATTCCCCGGCGGCCACCGCGCTTTCTTGCCTGAGGCGCGATATCCCGCCCTTTCATTACATGGTCGCCGCCGCGGGCGGCGCTTCGATCCGGTGCGCCGACTACGCCATCTATGGCAGCCAGCAACTTTCGGATAACGCGCTTGCCGCACTGGCTGATCGCAAGGCCTGTCTTCTCGCCAATCACGGTGTGATCGCTTTGGGGGCCGATCTGGAGACGGCTTTCGAACTGGCGGTCGAGGTCGAGGCCCTGGCCGGGCAATACCTGACGGCGCTGGCGGTCGCGGAGCCGATCCTGCTGACGGATGCGGAAATCACTGAAGCGATCGAGAAGTTCGCGACCTATGGCCAGCAAAAATCCCGCGCGGACTAG